The nucleotide sequence CTGACGGGAGACGCAGGGATTGGGAAAAGCCTGGTCGCCCTGCAAGTCGCGGCGATGGTGACGCGAGGTCGCCGCGTTCCAATTGGTCTGACCGAGAAAGTTCCGACTGCGGCTTTCCAAACGGAACCGCGTGGCGTCATCGTCCTTTCTGCGGAGGATGCCGCTGAGGACACCGTGCTGCCTCGTCTGCTGGCCGCAGGGGGCGACGTCTCGCGCACCTTCGTATTGAGAACGGAGAGTGAATCAAGCAGCGAGAGACAACCCGTCGTTTCTCCAGCACCGCTCCCGATTCCTGCCACGCAGGATGATCACCTCGGACACGAGATCGAAAAAACGGCTGCGGAAGACCCGCCTGCTCCCGATTGCAGGGCGAAGGGGTCGCAGGAACAGGACGACGAACGTCTGTTTCGACTGAAACGAGATTTCCAAAAACTTGAGCGTGCCATCGAACAACTGAACTCCCAGGGGGAACAGATCGGACTGGTCGTGATCGATCCGATCGACCGCTTCCTGAGCCCGCAGGACAAAAAACGGGACCGGGCCCACACCGTGACCAAGCTGGTCGATCTGGCGGCACGGTTCGGCGCGGCGATCCTGGTCGTTTCCAGCGCATCGCTCAAAGCAGGGGGGCGAAGTAACACAGTCCTGCATCAGGAACTCGTCAACTCGGCACGTGCTGTACTGACGGTCGCCCCCGACCTGGAAGACAGGAACCAGCGACTGCTGCTTCCTGTCAAACTGAACCTTTCGGCGATGCAACCCGCACTGTCGTTTACGATCGAGCAGGGATCGCTGAACTGGTCGCCGGAACCGATCGCGCTTTCCAGTGACGACTACTATCGGGAAGCGATATTGAAACAGAAAAATCCCCTTGTGCGTGAGGAAGTCTACGAGATCCAGCGTGTCACACGCTGGTTGAAGGACCAGTTGACGCCGGGCCGTGCATCGTCGATCTGGATCCGCTGCAACGCCGGTTACTACGACATCAGCTATTCCACACTCCGGCGCGCCTTCAAGATTCTGGGTTGCCGGGCGATTAGGGAAAGCAATCAGTGGTTCTGGCATTTGCCCGGACAGGAACAATCGGCACCATCGGAAATACGGGAACAACCGCTCGAATCCCCCCAGGGTGAACTGACCGGGATCCTGCGAGAATCAATGCCGAAATGGCTGCAGGACGAAAACGCCCGGCAGACAGCGAAGATTCCCCCGCAAATAGCGATGAACGTTTTCTCTGGCTGCGGTGTCAGCAGTCCGATCGAAGAAGATGCTCATCAAGTTGCTCAACGTGCGCCGAACGGATTTTGGGACGACCGCTTCGTCGAGCAGGGGGGCTCCTGACGCCTCAACCGGGTACCGGAATCCGGCGAAATTCGCCTGCCTAGTCTACCGTCGCCTGTCGACTACCCCGCGAGGGGAAGGCCCCGTTCAGACTCATCCCTCCCTCACAGCGGGACGCGGGTGAGATCCGCGCCCAGAGGGGGACTGAAGGTGAATTTGATCAGCACTTGAGCGAGAAATCCCCTGCCGACCGGGAAAAAAAACCGCAAATCGTTTGACGATTAATGTCACCCATGGATAACATTTCGCATCGCTAAATCCGATACTTACTGAAG is from Schlesneria sp. DSM 10557 and encodes:
- a CDS encoding AAA family ATPase — protein: MDGGENLLRRLSEVTPRSVDWVWEGLIPRGKVTLLTGDAGIGKSLVALQVAAMVTRGRRVPIGLTEKVPTAAFQTEPRGVIVLSAEDAAEDTVLPRLLAAGGDVSRTFVLRTESESSSERQPVVSPAPLPIPATQDDHLGHEIEKTAAEDPPAPDCRAKGSQEQDDERLFRLKRDFQKLERAIEQLNSQGEQIGLVVIDPIDRFLSPQDKKRDRAHTVTKLVDLAARFGAAILVVSSASLKAGGRSNTVLHQELVNSARAVLTVAPDLEDRNQRLLLPVKLNLSAMQPALSFTIEQGSLNWSPEPIALSSDDYYREAILKQKNPLVREEVYEIQRVTRWLKDQLTPGRASSIWIRCNAGYYDISYSTLRRAFKILGCRAIRESNQWFWHLPGQEQSAPSEIREQPLESPQGELTGILRESMPKWLQDENARQTAKIPPQIAMNVFSGCGVSSPIEEDAHQVAQRAPNGFWDDRFVEQGGS